A window of the Triplophysa rosa linkage group LG23, Trosa_1v2, whole genome shotgun sequence genome harbors these coding sequences:
- the sec22c gene encoding vesicle-trafficking protein SEC22c, with amino-acid sequence MSLILFAFVVRIRDGLPLSASTDFLHNKELQERKQQLKVMSKSLNILPERGIIKGHELNIYFLSSKGVSYMTVCACGLPAAMAFCFLDDLCWEFTACFDSSAVALASRPYPFLEFDSTIQKLQHHYNQNKGPSLEVTLVEVQEELSTSPPQVLTMGDVTLANGVANGHVDQTTASGQNQRLEPVSAPGILSLVLNIMCAALNLIRGVHLIEYTFQDDYDSLWNVLAFLVAFVCCVCQCHLYLFHTCQKKLKAITLLILIILCNAFLFDVRNIWQLVFHMSVACISTLLTLHRKLLDRNTDCGV; translated from the exons ATGTCACTGATCCTGTTTGCCTTCGTTGTCCGGATCAGGGATGGGCTCCCTCTCTCTGCCTCCACTGATTTCCTGCATAACAAGGAGCTTCAGGAGAGAAAGCAGCAGCTGAAAGTGATGTCTAAATCTTTAAACATATTACCAGAGAGAGGCATCATCAAGGGCCATGAGCTCAACATTTA CTTCCTCTCATCCAAGGGTGTGTCCTACATGACCGTATGTGCATGCGGTCTCCCTGCAGCCATGGCCTTCTGTTTCTTGGACGATTTGTGCTGGGAGTTCACAGCATGCTTTGACAGCTCAGCGGTGGCCCTGGCAAGCAGGCCGTACCCGTTTTTGGAGTTTG ACAGTACCATTCAAAAACTTCAGCACCATTATAATCAGAATAAAGGTCCATCTCTGGAAGTAACCCTGGTCGAGGTGCAGGAAGAGCTCAGCACCAGCCCTCCTCAGGTTCTTACCATGGGGGATGTGACGCTGGCCAACGGAGTAGCCAATGGGCATGTGGACCAAACAACTGCGTCAG GACAAAATCAAAGATTGGAACCAGTCTCAGCTCCTGGAATCCTCTCATTGGTTCTTAACATCATGTGTGCTGCCCTTAACCTTATACGTGGTGTCCACCTCATTGAATACACCTTTCAG gATGATTATGATAGTTTATGGAATGTGCTTGCGTTTCTTGTGGCATTTGTCTGCTGTGTTTGTCAG TGTCATCTGTACTTGTTCCACACCTGCCAGAAGAAGTTGAAAGCCATCACTCTCCTGATTCTCATCATCTTATGCAATGCTTTTCTCTTCGATGTGAGGAACATCTGGCAGCTGGTCTTCCACATGTCCGTGGCCTGCATCTCCACCCTGCTCACCCTCCACCGAAAACTGCTGGACAGAAACACGGACTGTGGGGTATGA